The following proteins are co-located in the Sulfurovum sp. TSL6 genome:
- a CDS encoding pyrroline-5-carboxylate reductase — protein sequence MKLTFIGNGNMAQALIKGLVENYEIEVLGRNKKSLQALQEQLPQISTKVMGDKEDISSKNIVLCVKPYSLPDLAPKLMGQADAIYSVLAGTSIESLKSQIQAKKYIRTMPNLGASHLKSMTTITGDEDLKESALSIFNKIGRSLWLNSENELDIATGVAGSGPAYLALIAESLADGAVNQGLKRADAQVLVQGLFEGFASLIADENPAILKDGVMSPGGTTAAGYSALERCNVRHGMMEAVSDAYAKAKELKRKN from the coding sequence ATGAAGTTGACGTTTATTGGTAATGGAAATATGGCACAAGCGCTTATTAAGGGTTTAGTCGAAAATTATGAGATAGAAGTGCTTGGAAGAAATAAAAAATCTTTACAAGCGCTTCAAGAACAGCTTCCTCAAATTTCAACAAAAGTGATGGGAGACAAAGAAGATATATCGAGTAAAAATATAGTACTTTGTGTCAAGCCCTACTCTCTTCCAGATCTAGCTCCCAAATTAATGGGACAAGCAGATGCCATTTATTCTGTTTTAGCAGGAACGTCTATAGAGAGTCTAAAGTCACAAATACAAGCAAAAAAATACATAAGAACGATGCCAAATTTAGGGGCAAGTCATCTTAAATCTATGACAACTATCACAGGAGATGAAGATCTAAAGGAAAGTGCATTAAGTATTTTTAATAAAATTGGTAGAAGTTTATGGCTAAACAGTGAAAACGAATTAGACATCGCAACAGGTGTAGCAGGTAGTGGGCCTGCATACTTGGCTCTTATCGCTGAGAGTTTGGCTGATGGTGCAGTCAATCAAGGACTTAAGCGTGCTGATGCCCAGGTACTGGTACAAGGCCTTTTTGAAGGGTTTGCATCCCTTATAGCAGATGAAAACCCGGCGATTCTAAAAGATGGTGTGATGAGTCCGGGAGGAACAACTGCGGCTGGATATTCAGCGTTAGAGCGTTGTAATGTTCGTCATGGGATGATGGAAGCAGTAAGTGATGCTTATGCAAAGGCCAAAGAGCTCAAACGTAAAAACTAA
- the proB gene encoding glutamate 5-kinase: MKRIVIKVGSSVLTETTSIAKERMLNLASLIAEARKKYEVILVTSGAVAAGYTAVKLNRTVPTSKKVLASVGQPILMSSYKNKFDIYDVPISQILLTEEDFDSRVHTKIFQDIIDRTLKNDILPIVNENDISTTPDQLFGDNDQLSAHITYYTGADLLVILSDIDGYYDANPKDNPNAKIRKIVTEIKKEELEQEVTPNSQFATGGIVTKLKAADYIMSKRREMLLCNGYDLTTAREFLIEGVHNKGTLFTTQTNKKKDK; encoded by the coding sequence GTGAAAAGGATCGTTATAAAAGTGGGGAGTAGTGTCTTGACAGAGACAACAAGTATTGCAAAAGAGAGGATGTTAAACCTAGCCTCGTTAATTGCTGAAGCTAGAAAAAAATATGAGGTCATTCTTGTCACATCAGGAGCAGTTGCTGCAGGATATACAGCCGTTAAATTAAACAGAACTGTTCCTACAAGTAAAAAAGTTTTAGCTTCTGTTGGACAGCCCATACTAATGAGTTCTTATAAAAACAAGTTTGACATTTATGATGTGCCTATTTCTCAGATACTTTTAACTGAAGAAGATTTTGACTCAAGAGTACATACAAAGATCTTTCAAGATATTATAGACAGAACATTGAAAAATGATATTTTGCCTATAGTCAATGAAAATGATATTTCAACAACTCCAGATCAACTCTTTGGAGATAACGACCAACTCTCTGCACATATTACCTATTATACCGGTGCTGATCTCCTTGTGATATTAAGTGATATTGATGGATATTATGACGCTAACCCTAAAGATAACCCAAATGCAAAGATCAGAAAAATTGTCACTGAGATAAAAAAAGAAGAGCTGGAGCAGGAAGTTACTCCAAACTCACAATTTGCAACAGGTGGTATTGTCACTAAACTCAAAGCAGCTGACTATATTATGAGTAAACGCAGAGAGATGCTTTTATGTAATGGTTATGATCTGACGACTGCCAGAGAATTTTTAATCGAGGGTGTACATAATAAAGGTACACTATTTACAACGCAAACAAACAAGAAGAAAGATAAATAA
- the putP gene encoding sodium/proline symporter PutP, with the protein MQPEIIISFIGYMLVMLAIGFYFYFKTNDLSDYVLGGRGLNPSVTALSAGASDMSGWLLLGLPGMMYSDGIVGSWIAVGLILGAYLNWHYVAKPLRVYTHHLDDSITIPDYLANRFEDNGHMLRVITAVVILIFYTLYTSSGLVGGAKLFEATFNIAYSDALLVGSFVIVSYTFLGGYNAVSWTDFIQGILMMLALVITPIVVVSELGGVSSAMTAIESIDPSHLNMVSGASLISVISLLAWGLGYFGQPHILVRFMSIRDENETHKAKTIGMTWMILSILGSLSVGFFGFAYVAANGIDLADSEKIFITLSQLVFNPWIAGFLLAAILAAIMSTVDSQLLVSSSVLTRDVYHAIIHKDASDKELVWIGRATVIMIALIAWYISADENSSVLKLVSYAWAGFGAAFGPLIILSLYSRNITKFGAISGMIVGALTVIIWKELQGGIFDIFELLPGFVLSWIAILIFSKYGTSNPDSIAKKFDEVQNRLKVE; encoded by the coding sequence ATGCAACCGGAAATTATAATATCATTTATAGGATATATGCTGGTGATGCTGGCTATAGGGTTTTATTTTTACTTTAAAACAAATGATTTGAGTGACTATGTTTTAGGTGGACGCGGTCTAAACCCTAGTGTGACTGCTCTAAGTGCCGGAGCATCTGATATGAGTGGATGGCTGCTTCTCGGGCTTCCGGGTATGATGTATAGTGATGGGATAGTCGGTAGTTGGATTGCAGTGGGGCTTATACTAGGAGCCTATCTGAATTGGCACTATGTAGCAAAGCCACTTAGAGTATATACGCATCATCTAGACGATTCTATTACTATTCCGGATTATCTGGCAAACCGTTTTGAAGACAACGGACATATGCTCAGAGTGATCACTGCAGTGGTTATTTTGATTTTTTATACTCTTTATACTTCATCAGGACTTGTTGGGGGAGCGAAGCTTTTTGAGGCAACATTTAACATTGCTTATTCAGATGCACTGCTTGTAGGGAGTTTTGTGATCGTTTCATATACTTTCTTAGGGGGTTATAATGCTGTAAGTTGGACAGATTTTATTCAGGGTATTTTGATGATGCTTGCTCTTGTTATCACACCCATTGTGGTTGTTTCTGAACTTGGAGGAGTATCAAGTGCTATGACAGCGATAGAATCTATAGACCCATCACATCTCAATATGGTCAGCGGTGCCTCTCTTATCTCTGTGATATCATTGCTTGCATGGGGATTAGGCTATTTTGGTCAGCCTCATATTCTTGTTAGATTTATGTCTATCAGAGATGAAAACGAGACACATAAAGCCAAAACCATCGGGATGACCTGGATGATTTTATCCATTCTGGGTTCTTTGAGCGTCGGTTTTTTCGGGTTTGCTTATGTTGCAGCAAACGGCATTGATCTGGCTGACAGTGAAAAGATCTTTATTACACTCTCCCAACTTGTTTTTAACCCTTGGATCGCAGGCTTTTTACTCGCTGCGATACTCGCGGCTATTATGAGTACGGTAGACTCACAACTGCTTGTATCCTCTTCTGTGTTAACAAGGGATGTATACCACGCAATCATACATAAAGATGCCAGTGACAAAGAACTTGTTTGGATCGGACGTGCCACAGTGATCATGATCGCCCTCATCGCATGGTATATATCAGCAGATGAGAACTCCAGTGTACTTAAACTGGTATCCTATGCCTGGGCAGGATTTGGTGCCGCATTTGGGCCACTTATCATATTAAGTCTTTATAGCCGTAACATTACAAAGTTCGGTGCGATATCAGGTATGATAGTGGGTGCTTTAACTGTCATCATCTGGAAAGAGCTGCAGGGTGGGATATTTGATATATTTGAATTGCTTCCTGGATTTGTTTTATCGTGGATAGCTATTTTGATCTTTAGCAAATATGGCACTTCCAATCCGGATTCTATCGCTAAAAAGTTTGATGAAGTGCAAAACCGATTAAAAGTTGAATAG
- a CDS encoding bifunctional proline dehydrogenase/L-glutamate gamma-semialdehyde dehydrogenase — protein MTIPEKIAQEVKLVAYEWQKKIQVSRKGQEQDFHDMMLKMLRNPVNKIFLIELLDQSFRSSNPDRVADQLEYIFTKYKNTDFFSQFEQILIWLFRDVGIYLTSISIPLFVKYLRNDISSIVIQGEDPVLSKHMHKRKQEGTRVNINVIGEIVLSKEEADKRVEKYIKLLQNPDVDYLSIKISNLFSQIIPHAHENNIHHISEQLKRVYSAAMENTYLDKNGKEHYKFVNLDMEEYKDIQMTIDAFKNVLEMDAYKNLHAGIVIQTYIPDAMIYIKELYAWAKKRVQSGGAPIKIRIVKGANQEMELTEASLRGWPNVTYSSKAESDANYKIAMNFLLDPEVAPYVHTGIASHNLFDHALAMLLAKERKVEKYVTAEMLEGMSEAAYQVLKDQGLNVILYAPTATKETFTNAIAYLVRRFDENTAEQNFLRHSFGLEVDTPAWDILLKSYDDALALMPTVDQEPYRTQDRNKEIVKETIDLKRYHFENEPDTDFVLKANREWAEKIRDKWQNIGKVGGFNAYPVVGGEIVQRDLHVDVIDKSQYHENKLAGRYTEATPEDMKRAIATAKEDPDGWRKLTATERQEILMDVAHEIKVARADLIGVAAAEVGKVFTETDVEVSEAIDFANFYPYSVAKISALTGVEATGKGVGLVISPWNFPIAIPVGGIAASLAAGNTVILKPAEDSILCGYRLCQCFWDAGVSKNTLQFIPGRGPVVGEHMIPSKDIDFTIFTGGEKTAYNIIKSRPDIALSAETGGKDATIVTALADRDQAIKNVIVSAFHNSGQKCSATSLLVLEKELFNDEAFKQTLKEGVESLKTGSVWDFSNRIGTLSNLPSGELKKSLTYLDEGEEWLVKPDFTDKGNPYMLTPSVRWGTKRNDFCHMNELFGPVLSVMCAEDLDDAIDIVNATGYGLTSGIESLDKREQDYWKERIIAGNLYINRVTTGAIVTRQPFGGMRKSAIGSGKKAGGFNYVSQFMNLTYQETNLYESCSSQFLDQMRVLLTRDTVFNDECEAALRHMCHFTHWYEVEFLKEHDYAHIRGESNIIRYLPVKSVLLRIEEQDELDEILTTIMAIKMIGAQLHISIPKKSRKAELIWLESKQNSFIGKEDSFAREDEDALIEKIPEVQRVRFLHPDNVSDNIYNAIAHKAIYIASDNFVSHGRLELMHYFIEQSISNSYHRYGNLGIQSIRLEEI, from the coding sequence TTGACTATACCGGAAAAAATAGCACAGGAAGTGAAATTAGTTGCCTATGAATGGCAAAAGAAGATACAGGTTTCTCGTAAGGGCCAAGAGCAGGATTTTCACGATATGATGTTAAAAATGCTGAGAAATCCTGTGAACAAAATTTTCCTTATCGAACTACTGGACCAAAGCTTCCGCTCCAGCAACCCAGATAGGGTTGCAGATCAGCTGGAATACATATTTACAAAATACAAAAACACAGATTTCTTTTCTCAGTTTGAACAGATTCTCATCTGGCTTTTTCGCGATGTTGGGATCTATCTTACCTCCATTTCCATTCCTCTTTTTGTCAAATATCTCAGAAACGATATCAGTTCTATTGTCATTCAAGGAGAAGACCCTGTTCTGTCGAAGCATATGCACAAAAGGAAACAAGAGGGTACCAGAGTCAACATCAATGTGATCGGGGAGATCGTTTTAAGTAAGGAAGAAGCGGACAAAAGAGTTGAAAAATATATAAAACTGCTTCAAAATCCTGATGTTGATTATCTCTCTATTAAAATATCAAACCTCTTTTCTCAGATCATCCCACATGCACATGAGAACAATATTCATCATATTTCCGAGCAGTTAAAAAGAGTCTATAGTGCAGCAATGGAAAACACGTATTTGGATAAAAACGGCAAGGAACACTATAAGTTTGTCAATCTTGATATGGAAGAGTATAAAGATATCCAGATGACTATCGATGCATTCAAAAATGTTTTAGAGATGGATGCGTATAAAAACCTTCATGCCGGAATAGTGATCCAGACTTACATTCCCGATGCGATGATCTATATAAAAGAGTTATACGCTTGGGCTAAAAAAAGAGTGCAAAGTGGTGGTGCTCCTATCAAGATCCGTATTGTCAAAGGTGCAAATCAGGAGATGGAACTGACCGAAGCATCTCTTAGAGGCTGGCCGAATGTCACCTACTCTTCAAAAGCGGAATCTGATGCAAACTATAAAATAGCGATGAACTTTTTACTTGACCCGGAAGTGGCGCCTTATGTACATACTGGTATCGCTTCACACAATCTTTTTGACCATGCACTAGCAATGCTATTGGCAAAAGAGAGAAAAGTAGAAAAATATGTCACTGCAGAGATGCTTGAGGGGATGAGTGAAGCAGCCTATCAGGTACTGAAAGATCAAGGCTTGAATGTGATCCTTTATGCGCCGACTGCAACGAAAGAGACCTTTACAAATGCCATAGCTTATTTGGTGAGAAGATTTGATGAAAATACAGCAGAACAGAACTTTTTACGACACAGTTTTGGCCTTGAGGTCGATACACCTGCATGGGATATATTGCTCAAAAGTTATGATGATGCTCTTGCTCTTATGCCCACTGTTGATCAGGAGCCTTATAGAACGCAAGATAGGAATAAAGAGATCGTCAAAGAGACGATTGATCTGAAACGCTACCATTTTGAGAATGAACCAGATACAGACTTTGTACTCAAGGCAAACAGAGAGTGGGCAGAAAAGATCCGTGACAAGTGGCAGAACATCGGTAAAGTGGGTGGATTTAATGCTTATCCCGTTGTAGGTGGGGAGATCGTTCAAAGAGATCTACATGTCGATGTAATAGATAAGAGCCAGTACCATGAGAATAAACTGGCAGGACGCTATACTGAAGCAACACCTGAAGATATGAAAAGGGCTATTGCAACAGCCAAAGAAGACCCGGATGGCTGGAGAAAACTCACGGCAACGGAGAGACAAGAGATCCTGATGGATGTAGCACATGAGATAAAAGTAGCAAGAGCGGACCTCATAGGTGTGGCTGCTGCAGAAGTAGGTAAAGTGTTTACCGAAACAGACGTAGAAGTAAGTGAAGCGATAGACTTTGCGAACTTCTACCCTTACAGCGTGGCAAAGATATCTGCTCTTACAGGTGTTGAAGCCACGGGTAAAGGCGTGGGTCTGGTTATCAGTCCATGGAACTTTCCTATCGCTATTCCAGTAGGTGGAATCGCCGCATCACTTGCCGCAGGAAATACAGTCATATTAAAGCCAGCGGAAGACTCTATCCTTTGCGGATATCGGTTGTGCCAATGTTTTTGGGATGCCGGTGTCAGTAAAAATACACTGCAGTTCATCCCAGGTCGCGGTCCTGTTGTAGGAGAGCATATGATCCCTAGCAAAGATATCGATTTCACTATCTTTACAGGGGGTGAAAAAACAGCTTATAACATCATCAAATCCCGTCCGGATATAGCACTTAGTGCTGAGACCGGTGGTAAAGATGCGACCATTGTGACCGCTTTAGCCGATCGTGACCAAGCGATTAAAAATGTGATCGTATCGGCCTTTCATAACTCAGGACAAAAGTGTTCAGCAACCTCACTGCTGGTACTTGAAAAAGAGCTATTTAATGATGAAGCATTTAAGCAGACGCTCAAAGAAGGGGTTGAATCACTTAAAACAGGCTCCGTTTGGGATTTTTCTAACCGGATCGGAACATTGTCAAATCTTCCCTCAGGTGAACTTAAAAAATCACTCACCTATCTTGATGAAGGTGAAGAGTGGCTGGTAAAACCAGATTTCACGGACAAAGGTAATCCGTATATGCTTACACCGTCAGTAAGATGGGGAACAAAAAGAAATGATTTTTGTCATATGAATGAGCTTTTTGGTCCTGTTCTAAGTGTAATGTGTGCAGAAGATCTGGATGATGCTATCGATATAGTAAATGCAACAGGCTACGGTTTGACGTCGGGTATAGAATCTTTAGATAAAAGAGAACAAGATTACTGGAAAGAACGGATCATTGCAGGGAACCTCTATATCAACCGTGTAACGACAGGTGCGATTGTCACACGTCAGCCTTTCGGCGGCATGCGAAAATCTGCCATAGGAAGTGGGAAAAAAGCGGGTGGTTTTAACTATGTTAGTCAGTTCATGAACCTTACGTATCAAGAGACAAACCTTTACGAATCATGTTCAAGCCAGTTTTTAGATCAAATGAGAGTTCTCCTTACAAGAGATACGGTATTTAATGATGAGTGTGAGGCGGCATTGAGACATATGTGCCACTTTACCCATTGGTACGAGGTTGAGTTTTTAAAAGAGCATGACTATGCACATATAAGGGGAGAAAGCAATATTATCCGTTATCTTCCTGTGAAAAGTGTACTGCTTAGAATCGAAGAGCAAGATGAACTGGACGAGATACTGACAACGATCATGGCTATCAAAATGATAGGTGCGCAACTTCATATATCTATACCTAAAAAATCCCGTAAAGCCGAACTGATATGGCTTGAATCCAAACAGAACTCTTTTATCGGGAAAGAGGACAGTTTTGCCAGGGAAGATGAAGATGCATTGATCGAGAAGATACCGGAAGTACAAAGAGTAAGGTTTCTGCATCCGGACAATGTAAGCGACAATATCTACAATGCGATTGCCCATAAAGCTATCTATATAGCCAGTGACAACTTTGTATCTCACGGCAGACTTGAGCTCATGCACTACTTTATAGAACAGAGTATCTCAAACTCTTACCACAGATACGGAAATCTTGGTATTCAAAGCATTAGATTGGAGGAGATTTAA
- a CDS encoding NAD(P)H-dependent oxidoreductase: MQNDFTKAMDFRHACKLFDENKKISDEEIHYILEAGRKSPSSFGMEAWKFLVITNEELKAKLRPFCWNQVQITSCSHLVIILAGIENAKVESGIPKKRFMRRDMPQETLDFYMDIYAKHLEKTLSTDENTYAWTARQSYIALGNMMTAAAFVGIDSCPIEGFEKENVEEVLGLDTSKYQVAVVVPFGYRVNEQSTQVRLPFDEVVEFIK, encoded by the coding sequence ATGCAAAATGATTTTACTAAAGCGATGGATTTCAGACACGCCTGTAAGCTATTTGATGAAAACAAAAAGATAAGTGATGAAGAGATACATTACATTTTAGAAGCCGGAAGAAAATCACCCTCTTCTTTTGGTATGGAAGCATGGAAGTTTTTGGTGATCACTAATGAAGAACTCAAAGCAAAGCTCAGACCATTCTGCTGGAACCAGGTGCAGATCACTTCCTGTTCGCATCTTGTCATCATCCTTGCAGGCATAGAAAATGCCAAAGTAGAGAGTGGCATCCCTAAAAAGAGATTTATGCGACGTGATATGCCTCAGGAGACACTTGATTTTTATATGGATATCTATGCCAAACACTTGGAAAAGACACTCAGTACAGATGAAAACACCTATGCATGGACAGCCAGACAGAGCTACATTGCATTAGGAAACATGATGACTGCTGCTGCCTTTGTAGGCATAGATTCCTGTCCTATAGAAGGGTTTGAAAAAGAGAATGTGGAAGAGGTTCTAGGCCTTGATACAAGTAAGTACCAGGTAGCAGTTGTCGTACCATTTGGCTACAGGGTCAATGAACAGTCCACACAGGTTAGACTTCCTTTTGATGAAGTAGTTGAGTTTATAAAGTAA
- a CDS encoding YbhB/YbcL family Raf kinase inhibitor-like protein codes for MRYIWIVMLVGSFLQAESFTLASETIKGQMVKAQEFDGFGCNGQNISPELHWNHAPKGTKSFAITVYDPDAPTGSGWWHWLIVNIPADTHKIGANASAKKTLPKGAMETTTDYGHAGFGGACPPQGDKAHRYVFTVHALDVESLPVKAETKSAVVGFMINKHTIQKASIISYYQRD; via the coding sequence ATGCGATATATATGGATAGTGATGCTCGTAGGCTCATTTTTACAGGCTGAGAGTTTTACTTTGGCAAGTGAGACGATCAAAGGACAGATGGTTAAAGCCCAGGAGTTTGACGGTTTTGGATGCAATGGGCAAAATATATCTCCGGAGCTGCATTGGAATCATGCACCCAAAGGTACGAAAAGTTTTGCTATCACTGTGTATGATCCTGACGCCCCGACAGGCAGCGGATGGTGGCATTGGCTGATCGTGAACATTCCTGCTGATACCCATAAAATAGGTGCAAATGCTTCAGCCAAAAAAACACTCCCAAAAGGTGCAATGGAAACAACAACTGATTATGGTCATGCAGGCTTTGGAGGCGCCTGTCCTCCACAGGGAGACAAAGCCCATCGTTATGTATTTACGGTACATGCATTGGATGTTGAAAGTTTACCTGTAAAGGCGGAGACCAAGAGTGCAGTGGTAGGCTTTATGATCAATAAACATACGATTCAAAAAGCTTCGATTATCTCTTATTATCAAAGAGATTAA
- the cutA gene encoding divalent-cation tolerance protein CutA, which translates to MEASDYCIITTSTDSKENADAITQRLLEKKLVACVQSTTIQSAYHWERKIIESEEIRLQMKTKRSLFENIQTEIEHLHTYDVPEIIMVPMAGANPPYLQWIEEETIST; encoded by the coding sequence ATGGAAGCCTCTGATTACTGTATCATCACTACTTCGACAGATTCAAAAGAAAATGCCGATGCCATCACACAGCGACTCTTGGAAAAGAAACTTGTTGCCTGTGTACAGTCTACAACCATACAGAGTGCGTATCACTGGGAAAGAAAGATCATAGAATCAGAAGAGATTCGTCTTCAAATGAAAACGAAAAGATCACTCTTTGAAAATATTCAAACAGAGATCGAGCACCTGCATACCTATGACGTACCTGAGATCATCATGGTACCCATGGCAGGCGCCAATCCACCCTACCTTCAATGGATAGAAGAGGAAACGATAAGCACTTAA
- a CDS encoding low molecular weight protein-tyrosine-phosphatase, producing MDRILFVCLGNICRSPLAHGVAEHIAQTNKLELDIDSAGTSDWHKGEAPCDNSIKVAQRYAIDISKQYSRPISKEDIHSFTHVVAMDRQNKADMEAFGFSNIHLLGDYANFKGEDVPDPYFFNGFEGFEKVYQMISLCVEDFIEKVKNGSL from the coding sequence ATGGATCGTATTTTATTCGTATGCTTGGGAAACATCTGCCGAAGTCCCCTGGCTCACGGTGTGGCAGAACATATAGCCCAAACAAATAAACTTGAGCTTGACATAGACTCTGCAGGTACAAGCGACTGGCATAAGGGGGAAGCACCTTGCGATAATTCTATCAAGGTCGCTCAGCGATATGCTATTGATATCAGCAAACAGTATTCACGTCCTATCAGCAAAGAGGACATCCACTCTTTTACCCATGTGGTAGCTATGGACAGACAAAACAAAGCAGACATGGAAGCCTTTGGTTTTTCCAATATCCACCTTTTAGGGGATTATGCGAATTTTAAAGGGGAAGATGTGCCTGATCCTTACTTTTTTAACGGGTTTGAAGGATTTGAAAAAGTCTACCAGATGATTTCACTTTGTGTGGAAGATTTTATAGAAAAGGTAAAAAATGGAAGCCTCTGA
- the mltB gene encoding lytic murein transglycosylase B, with translation MKRAITLLFIMTFILSAKDYTKNPITIEFMDALVQTYDFKIADLEKLFSDVKVQKSALHVFLPEVEKKRTPEEIAALEKLYPKYGAWDRYAKYRISEARVQQGVDFIKRYQKIFDQVEKKYTVPKEYIAAIIGIETVYGRNVGKYPVFDTLSTLAFEKNRRNTFFQKELMKFLHLSQTEKFNPKNVYGSYAGAIGLGQFMPSNYEAYGVDFNKDGRITLQKPEDAIASIANYLKQNGWRKGEPVATRVGYQGMRFEAYETGYRKTYDRAQLKGIRPKKKWDYWGKVRLIKLNKEKYDELWYGAKNFFVITRYNHSAYYAMSVHQLATKIAAKMKEE, from the coding sequence ATGAAAAGAGCCATAACATTATTATTTATCATGACATTCATATTATCTGCCAAAGATTATACAAAAAACCCTATAACGATAGAATTTATGGATGCCTTGGTTCAAACCTATGATTTTAAAATAGCCGACCTTGAGAAATTATTTTCAGATGTCAAAGTCCAAAAATCTGCATTACATGTATTTCTCCCTGAAGTAGAGAAAAAAAGAACACCTGAAGAGATCGCTGCACTTGAAAAGCTTTATCCAAAATATGGTGCATGGGATCGCTATGCAAAATACAGAATCAGTGAGGCACGTGTTCAGCAAGGTGTGGATTTTATTAAACGCTACCAAAAGATATTTGATCAAGTCGAAAAAAAGTATACGGTACCTAAAGAGTATATCGCAGCTATTATAGGTATAGAAACGGTGTATGGCAGGAATGTTGGAAAGTATCCGGTATTTGATACGTTGAGCACTTTGGCTTTTGAAAAGAACAGAAGAAACACATTTTTCCAAAAAGAGTTGATGAAGTTCCTGCACCTCTCTCAAACAGAAAAATTCAATCCTAAAAATGTGTATGGCTCTTACGCTGGTGCGATTGGCTTAGGACAGTTTATGCCAAGCAACTATGAAGCATATGGTGTGGATTTTAATAAGGATGGTAGAATTACACTGCAGAAACCTGAAGATGCCATTGCAAGTATCGCAAACTATTTGAAACAAAATGGTTGGCGTAAGGGCGAGCCTGTTGCTACCAGAGTAGGGTATCAGGGAATGCGATTTGAAGCCTATGAAACCGGCTATAGAAAAACCTATGATCGAGCGCAACTCAAAGGTATACGGCCCAAAAAGAAGTGGGACTACTGGGGCAAGGTACGTCTTATTAAGCTGAACAAAGAGAAATATGATGAACTTTGGTATGGTGCCAAAAACTTTTTTGTGATCACCCGCTATAACCACAGTGCCTATTATGCAATGTCAGTACATCAGTTGGCGACAAAAATTGCAGCAAAAATGAAAGAGGAATAA
- a CDS encoding 23S rRNA (pseudouridine(1915)-N(3))-methyltransferase RlmH gives MKINVIIIDKKGKDNLYAGLIEHYKKIAKPFAKVEVIEVFDKEIAKAQDISPEAAQKSYSKALEKYMDSGINIALDPSSKEVDSHEFANLLKDSVQVNLFIGGAYGFERDFLTKCNNSISFGKITLSHKLVKVVLMEQIFRGLTINNNHPYHK, from the coding sequence ATGAAGATCAATGTAATTATTATTGATAAAAAAGGGAAAGATAATTTATATGCCGGTTTGATAGAGCATTATAAAAAGATCGCTAAACCTTTTGCAAAAGTAGAAGTTATTGAAGTTTTTGACAAAGAAATAGCAAAAGCACAGGACATTTCTCCGGAAGCTGCTCAAAAATCATACAGCAAAGCATTAGAAAAGTATATGGATTCTGGTATAAATATAGCGTTAGATCCTTCTTCAAAAGAAGTAGATAGTCATGAATTCGCAAATTTGCTTAAGGATAGCGTTCAGGTAAATCTCTTTATTGGCGGTGCATACGGCTTTGAGAGGGATTTTTTAACCAAATGTAATAATTCAATATCATTTGGTAAAATTACGCTTTCACATAAACTTGTGAAAGTTGTGTTGATGGAACAGATCTTTAGAGGTTTGACCATTAACAATAATCATCCATATCATAAATAG
- the dksA gene encoding RNA polymerase-binding protein DksA gives MLKETELNDFQNKLLDRRVQIEKNLRGTSLELEGMRELELNDEGDYAAASAEAVIDSAILIQQRKELTEIELALDKIKEGIFGICEMCEEPIGRKRLEVKNFARFCITCREITEKETK, from the coding sequence ATGTTAAAAGAAACAGAGTTGAATGACTTTCAAAACAAATTACTAGACAGAAGAGTACAGATAGAAAAAAACCTTAGAGGGACTAGCCTTGAGTTAGAGGGAATGAGGGAACTTGAGTTGAATGATGAAGGTGATTATGCAGCTGCTTCTGCAGAAGCTGTGATAGATAGTGCAATTTTAATACAACAGCGTAAAGAATTAACCGAAATTGAACTTGCTTTAGATAAAATAAAGGAAGGAATTTTCGGTATATGTGAAATGTGTGAAGAGCCTATAGGCAGAAAACGTCTAGAAGTGAAGAACTTTGCACGTTTTTGTATCACATGTAGAGAAATCACTGAAAAAGAAACCAAATAG